The Tatumella ptyseos genome segment AGTAGTGGGGCTCATTGTATTACCGTTGATGTCTTGGCTCTCTACCCCAGCGCTATTAGGTTTAGTAGCGCTATTCTCCATTGCGAAAGCAGTGGAAGGTCCAGCCAATACTTCGTTATTACCTGCGCTGTTACCGCCTGAACTACTCTCAAAAGCCATGGCGACTAACCAAGTTTTTCGTGAGGCGATGGTCATTGCAGGACCCATGATTGGGGGCCTTCTATATGTCTATTCACCACAAGCCGCATACGGGGTCGCTGCGTTGGCTTATTTAATTGCCTTGGTAATGATTGCGACCGTCCGCTATGTTCCTGTTGCCTTAACACGTCTGCCCATGACGATGAAAAATCTCTTTGCTGGATTACATTTTATCTTTGAGCGGAAAGATGTTTTGGGCGTGATTTCGTTAGATCTTTTCGCGGTGTTACTCGGTGGTGTCACGGCATTATTACCGATTTTCGCACAAGATATTTTGCATACCGGCCCTTGGGGACTCGGGGCGCTGCGCGCAGCACCCTCTGTGGGAGCTTTATTGACCGGCATCTGGGTCAGCCGTCGCGTATTTACCCGCCATACTGGGTTAATCATGTTTGGTTGTGTTGCCGGTTTCGGGGTTGCGACGCTTGTCTTCGCGCTATCTCACACTATTATTTTATCGTTGATAGCACTGGTGGCACTCGGTGGTTTCGATATGGTGAGCATGGTGATAAGAGGGGCGATGGTTCAACTGGATACACCCGATGCTATGCGCGGCAGAGTCAACGCTGTCAATTCAATCTTTATCAATACATCCAATCAATTCGGCGAATTTGAGACAGGTGTGCTGGCGAGCATGTTAGGGACGGTTCCGGCAGCAGTCGTGGGGGGAGTGGGAACCTTGATCGTTGTCGCGGTTTGGATGAAGCTATTTCCAAGTTTACGTCGTCGTCAACAATTGACGCAGTCTATAGAATAACGATACTCCCTTCAGCTGTTAGGCTGAAGGGAGTTGTGGTTTACAGCGCCATATCTCGATTCGGGGTAGACGTCGTCGAGGCAGGAGCCGGAGTACTTGTTGGCGTAGACATCTGAATACGCGGAGGAGGGGTTAACTGTAATACTTCAGCAGTGTGGTCCCAGACTTGTTGCGCTAAAGCTGGATCGTTATTGAGTTTCTGACCGTAACTCGGTACCACTTGTTTGATACGCGCTTGCCATTGCGGTGTTTTGACCTGTTGCGGGAACAGTTTCTCGATCACATTTAGCATGATAGGTGCCGCAGTAGAGGCCCCCGGTGATGCACCCAGCAGCGCAGCAATGGTCTTCTGTTGGTCGGTGACAATCTCAGTACCGAGTTTCAAGACACCGCCTTTCTCAGCATCTTTTTTGACAATTTGCACGCGTTGACCCGCTTGCCATAGTTTCCAATCAGACTGTTTTGCTTCTGGGAAATACTCTTTCAAGGCGTTAAAACGGTCTTCATCAGATAACATAACTTGACCGATCAAGTATTTCACTAAGTCGAAGTTATCCACGCCAACATGCGCCATTGGCATGACATTATGGGTAGTGGTTGCACTAAACAGATCTAACAAGGAGCCGTTCTTCAAATATTTGGTTGAGAAAGTGGCGAAAGGTCCGAAAAGTACCACTTTTTTACCGTCTAAATAACGGGTATCTAAGTGAGGAACAGACATTGGTGGGGCACCTACTGATGCTTGGCCGTAGACCTTAGCAGTATGCTGAGCAGTAATCGCTGGATTTTCGGTTACCAAGAATGATCCCCCTACTGGGAATCCACCGTAGTTTTCAGCTTCTGGGATGCCGGTTTTTTGTAAGAGTTTCAGGGAAGCACCGCCAGCACCAATGAAGACATATTTAGCATGAATGCTGTGTTTCTCACCGGTGGAACGGTTCTCGACAGTCACTAACCAAGAGTTATCGTCTTCACGGGTAAACTCGGTCACTTGAGTAGAAAGCTCTAGGGTAAAGCCAGGTTGTTTCTGTAATGTGCGAACCAATTGACGCGTGATTTCGCCATAGTTTACGTCTGTACCGAGCGGGGTCCAAGTTGCCGCAACTTTCTGCGCCGGATCACGCCCCTCGATAATTAATGGCGCCCACTTCTTAATCTGCTGTTGATCGGTGGAGAACTGCATACCTTGGAAAAGAGGGCTTTTTTGCAGTGCTGCATAGCGACGCGTTAAATAGTCGACATTTTTATCGCCCCACACAAAACTCATATGTGGCGTAGAATTAATGAAGCTGCGTGGTTGTTGCAGGGTTCCTAATTGTACTTGAGACGCCCAAAACTGGCGGGAGATCATGAAAGCTTCGTTGATTTCGATCGCTTTAGTTATATCGATCGATCCATCTTCACGTTGCGGCGTATAGTTCAACTCCATGTTAGCAGAGTGGCCCGTGCCAGCATTATTCCAGCCATTGGAAGACTCTTCTGCCACACCGTCTAAGCGCTCAACCATCGTCTGTTTCCATTCTGGTTGCAACTCGTGTAACCAGGTCCCTAACGATGCACTCATAATGCCACCACCGATGAGTAGAACATCGGTATTTTCGGTACGTGCTTGTGCGGTATGAGTAAAGAGTGATGCGGCGATCAGCGATAAACTGAATACCGATTTTTTGAAGTGTTGCATAACTAACCCTGATAAGAAACTAACCAATAGTGTGACCGATTTTAAACAATTTATTTATAATTGTTAATAACCTTTAAACAATTTTTACCAAGTAATCCTAATCAAATCAGTGATATAACACTACTAAATGTAGTGTTATTCTGAGAGAAACGTCGCAATACTCACAATAAAAAAATAAAGAATAGTTGAGCTTTTAATTAAAATTAACTTACTGAAATCGGTACCTAACAAGTATTTTTCTGCTTTTAGGCCAATGTTATAAATATTATTCACATGACTTCGGTATAGGAGTACGTCTCAACACTTGGTAAAATACGGCAACATTCATTAGCATTATCAACGCCGAGAAAGTGAAGACCCATTCCATTCCGAATAAAGATGAAGTGACCGCGCCAAGCATCGGACCAAAAACATTCCCTAAGTTCATAAAAGATTGATTATAACCAAATAAGCGTCCCGATACGGCAGTAGAGGAACAGGCTATGATTAAGGACTGAATCGCAGGAAACATCGCGCCATCGGCAAAGCCAATCAATAATCTGGTGAGAGAAAATTGCCACACTGTTGCCACCCAAGTGGTCGCCAGTAAGAATAGGGTGAAGAGTAATGAAGCGATAACAATCACCCATTGAGCGCCATATTTATCACTGATCCTTCCCCATAAAGGTGCAGTAATCAATGCAGAAAACCCGGGTAAGGCTGCAATAAATCCACTCATAAAAGCTAAGTTATCGCGACTAGGGGCTAAATGCTCTACGTAGAGATACAGTATGGGATTGACAGAACCATTACAGAGTTGCACAACGAGGGTGGAGCAGAGTAAACAGAGAATTAATGGTTTAGCCGGCAGTGTCGACCAAAATCCTTGAGCACCCGTTACATGGCGTTTAGGTAGCGTATCCCTAGGAGACTCTTTTACCAAGAATAGCGTAACAAAAGTACTCACCACCAAAAGTCCGGTTGTGACGAAAAATACGGGTCGCAGACCAATATGATCCGCTAAGTATCCTCCAAGTAGTGGGCCGCAAAGAAATCCACTAATTTGTGCCGTCGATAACATACTTAAGGCAAATCCACTACGGCCCTTGGGTGCTTGGCTAGCAATTAAGGCCATTGCATTAGGTATATAACCAGAAGCTAGTCCCATGATGCCGCGAAACAGACACAGCTGCCACACAGATTGCGCTAACCCTTGGCAAACGATAGCAATAGCCATTCCCACTGCGGCACGAATAAGCATCAGTTTACGGCCGCGCTTATCCGCTAATTTCCCCCAGAGTGGTGAAACGATTGCTGAGACTAAAAAAGTCATACTGAAGGCGACGCCAGACCACAGAGTGAGCTGCGCTGTGGTGTAGTGCCCCAGTTGCGAAATATAGAGCGGAAGAAAAGGGAGTAACTGACTGGTACCGAGTCCAGTGATGAAACATCCCAGCCATAGTGAAACTAGATTTTTCTGCCAAGGGGTCATGAGGCTGCCATTATCAGAGCAAACAGTAAATTTCTTATTGAAGGACTAGGGTATAGCAGCTTGGCTAACTTTTCATTAGCCAAAAATGATCTTTATCAAATGTACGAGAGAGAGGTGTGATTACTTATTGCTATGGTTCACCCATTTCGATAAAAGAGATTTGTCAGGTTGTATTCAAGCGGGTGGGAAAAACCCGAATCACTTTACAGAGAGTCCATGATGGACTTGGAGAAAATGCATGGAAGCAAAACCGCTATACGGTTGGTTATTTGTCGCCGGAATTTCGATCTCAGCCTCAGTTACCGCCGCGCCGTTCAATCCTACAGTGCTGGGTTTTGAAGCGCCTCCAGAACAAGGTTTGTTGGGGGATATGCTCGGTTTAAGACCTCGGCTTACGCAAGATGGATTTAACTATAATTTAGGTTACTTATCGCAGACCGCCAGTAATTTGCACGGTGGTGATGACTCGCGACACAAAACCGCTTACATCGATCAGTTCGCTTTAACCTTCACTCAACACCTCGAATCCTTAACTGGTATCCCCGGCGCGGTTATCGAGGGAAATATTGTCAATCGTAACCACAATGAAAACCTAGCAACACAACGCTTACAAAATAAGTCCGTGCCAATGACTGATTTAGCGCAGGAAAGTTGGGGCGGTCAATCCATCACTCGTCTCGGCTGGTTAACGGCTGGAAGAACCTTTTTTGATGGAGATCTCTTTTGGCGCGTGGGACTCATGAACAAAGTCCAAGTTTTTGATCAAGCTATTCCCTGTGATTTCCAAATCCTTTCGTTATGCGGCGGAAAGTCGGCTTACTCCATGATTTGGAATAACTGGAACGTTCATACCTGGGGAACCAGTGTTGAATGGAAAGCCACGCCAGAACTGGCAATTAAAGTCGCCTTAATGGAACAAAACTCTCAAGCTGCAAGCCGTGGCCATGCGTGGAGTGTATCCACGCAACACAGTAAAGGTGTGATTTTACCGATAGAAGCAGAGTGGAAAACAACGGTTAATCAGTTACCCGGTATCTATACGCTGGGCTTGAGCTGGACGAATTCCGAGCAAACCCACCTTGCTCGTGGGGTGAGTCAGTATTGGGGAGCCAGTGATCCGAATGGCTATGCAAAAACCCATAACTCCTATTACTTATGGGCGGCCGCAAACCAGCAAGTTACTCGCCATCACAACGATCCTTTACGTGGAATGAGTGTATCGGCCAGTTTGGGGCTAGGTGATAAGCGAACAATCCGCCTACCTGTAGTAGGTTCAGTCTCCGCACGCTACCGCGGAATGTTTGACGCGCGTCCTAACGATTGGATTGGACTGGGGGTCAGTTATGTGAAAGTAGGGAGTTGGGCTAATAGGGACCAGCAGCAACAACAGGACATAGCCACTGCGCAGAATATCGAAGGCTATTGGCCTCTCGGCAGTTCTGCGGTGAATACTGAATTATTCTATCGTTTCCAAGTGACGCCTTGGTTCCAATTACAGCCAAGCTTACAATATTGGCATAATCCCGGTGCGGTGAGCGATACCCCTGATGCATGGGTTATGGGTCTAAAAACTACCGTCACCTTTTAACTTCCACGCTAGCCCTAACCGGGCTAGCCTTTATGTTTAACGCCGACGATACAGTAGCCATAATAATCCAGGGGCACCCAAAATAACGGCGACAATACCCGCAGGAATTTGAAAAGGCCACATCACCATCCGACCTATAAAATCTGCGGCTAGCATCAATAATGCGCCGCAGATAACGCTGATACTAAGAGAATGCCCAAAACGATAAATTCCTAAATGCCGAGCCGCTTGTGGGGCGAGTAGGCCTACAAAGCTCATTGGGCCCAGTAGCAGTGTTGCCCCTGCGCTCAACGCTGCACACCATATAATTAATAACGTGGTACTCCAACGCAGTGATAAACCTCGTGATGACGCCACGGTTTTGCCCAAGGGTAATAAGGTTAACCAACGCGTGAAAAGTAAACTAATCGGTAGGCTGAGGAGTAAAGCACCGAGAGCAGCCAGGGCTTTCTGTGGCGTCGCACCCCAAGTAGAACCCGATAACCAGCTAATAATGACACTACTATTCGGTGCGCCTGAAGCGAGAAACAGCGTAATTAATGCCAGGGAAAATGCGCCCAATGCCGTTCCTACTAGTAGAATTTTTGAGGTCTGATCACTGGCGTTCAGGGCAAATAAAATGATTACCACTAAACTTATCACCGCTCCCAGTGCGGCGACAGGGAATAGTAACAGACCACTTGCATTGGGCATCAGCACTAACAGTAACACTACAGCGCAGGCCGCACCGCTGTTTATGCCTAATACTTCAGGACTTGCCAGAGGATTACTGGTTAAACGTTGTAAAATGACCCCAGCGCTAGCGAGTAAGCCGCCACAGCCTAGGGCCATTAACGCCCGAGGCCAGCGTAAATTAAAGGGATCACTTAACGTTATTTGCCAGCTTTGTGGCGTATGCGTCAGGGTAAATGCTAAAAAGAAGAGTCCTAGCGTCGTGATAATCAGTAACCCCTTAATACTCTTGGCGAGTCGAAGGGCTTTCACAGCAGAGTTGCCCAAAGCTGGCGGATGCGGAAAACGCGCTTTAATTATAATGAACAACATCACCGGTATACCGATAATTGCGGTAATATTTCCTGCACTGATTTGCCAGTTAAATGCCTCGGCAGCTAACGCTAATTGATCACAAAATAACAAGAGCCCTGCACCAAAACCCATTCCTAGCAGCATACTCTTTCTCAAGGATAAACGTGGAAAGAGGCGGGTTATCTGCGGAGCAAATAGGCCAATAAAACTCATTAAGCCGACCAGGCTAACCGTCCAGGCGGCTAATAACGCCATGATGGCAAGTGCGAATAATCTATATAGCCGGCTATTACCGCCTAAACTATCTACCACTTCATCAGATAATTTAAGTAAGGTGAGGGCGCGTGCGCTGACAAAGGTCAATAACGCAACAAGCAGTAAAACGGGGAGCAATTGATTGACGACCGACCAATCATTTTGCGCTAAATTACCACTATTCCAGATAAAGAGTGATTGCATTTGTTCATGATGGAATAAAACCAGTCCATTCTGTAAAGCAGAACAAAAAAGCCCGATCACCATTCCTGTCAAGAGTAGGGTCAAGGGTGACATGCCGCGGTGGCGGCTTAACGCGTAGATGATGGCTGTAGTGAGAAACCCGCCGGTTAGCGCGAAACTTTGACTCATCCAAGGGGATAATCCTGCAAATAAGGCGAGCGTGGTACCCAATTGAGCACCGGAAGCAATACCTAAAGTAGCAGGCTCAGCCAGTGGGTTTTTCAACACCAGTTGCGCTAACAGCCCACAAAGCCCTAATGCTGCACCCGCTAATAAAGCGACCGTTATCCGTGGCAAATAGCTTTGAGACCAAAGCAGTGCCGCCATCCCTGGTTGGGTTGCAGAAGAGCTGAACAAATGCTGGGTGTTCCATCCGATAAGCAGGAGAGTAATTAAAAATAGCAGGGTAAATGTGACTCCCACTCGTCGTTTAGTCATACCATTTTCCTGACAAATGAAGAAGTTGTTCAGTAAAGCGTAAAGCGGCCTGAAGTCCGCCGTACATCCAAGCCCCCTCTACCTGATAATGATTATGCTGTTGCATGAAGGGCATTTTCTGCCAAAGGCCTGATTGGGGGGCAGCACCAGTCGCGCCACGTTCACCGTGCATAAACTCAATCGCAATATCCGTCTTGGTGGGGTAAAGTTGTTCGACCCCTATCACTGCGCTTCCCCACATGTTTGCACTACCTTGCCATGCACACTGAAGCCCTAAGTCATTTAATACTTCACCAAATAGACTAGTCGGTGACATTACTAATACTTGGCGTGGACTCAGAAAACTATAAAGTAAAATGCGCTTTCCTTGATGAGGTTCTAGCAGCTGGTGCGCAAGTGTCATCTTCTCCTGCCAATGCGCCAACGTACGCTTCGCAAAGGCTTCACGATCGAGGTGCTGACCAAGCTGTAGCAAATTATCGTGCGCAACACTAAGAATTTTCTTGCCGGGCAATGTAAAGGGATAGCGAATTACCTCGCCGAATTGTTTTAACGTTGCTTCCGGTAAAGCGGAATAATAGGGCAGAATCATGATGTCTGGGCGCAGCTGAGCTAAAAGCTCCATATTCGGCTCATTACGCAGTCCAAGCTCTATCGTTGCTGCAGGAAGTGACGGTGTCACAACCCATTGGCGATAGTTAGGGATATCACTGACCGCGTAGGGCTGCAAACCTACTCCATCGATAAGCTCGACGGCAGTCCAATCCAGCGCGGCAATTCGCGGTTGTCGCGGAGTCGCCGCGCGCAGTGTAGGGGAGAGGCTTGCGGCTAAGCTAAGGCCGATGCCGCATTGCAGTAAACGCCGCCGCGTGAAAAGAGTGGAGTTATTTGACATAGCTAATAGGCGGTAACTGAGGATCAGGGTGAGTGACACCCATTGGAACATGGTAAATCGCGGAAAGTTGCTCGGCAGTCATCAAGGCTTGTGCGTCACCTTTAAATAGGGTTTGCCCCTGCCGTAGCGCAACAAACTCGTCGCAAAATCGTGCGGCCATATTAATATCATGCAGCACCATGATTACCGTAAGATTGCGGGTACGGGACAGGTCATGAATAACCTGTAGCACCTCTTTTTGGTGAGCGATATCGAGCGCTGAGGTGGGTTCATCTAACAATAAGCAATGACTCGCTTGGACCACGCACATCGCTAGCCATGCCCGCTGCCGCTCACCACCAGAAAGTTGCTCAACAAGGTGGTTACTTGCCCACTCTAAATCGACACTACGAATAGCCTCATCTACCGATGCCCTATCGTCAACACTCACCCTTTTCAGCGCACCATGCCAAGCGTAGCGACCTAAGGTAACTAATTCTCTGACGGTCATACCTTCAGCCGGCGGTAATTGCTGCGGTAAATACGCCACATGGCGGGCAAATTCACGGGATGGCCAACTCGCTACAGGCTTTTTCTGCCAGAGAATTTCACCTGTGTGATGGGTATTTTGACGGCTCAGTAAATTCAGTAGAGTCGACTTACCTGACCCATTGTGGCCAATCAGTCCCGTCACTCGGCTGGGGGTGAAAGTATGGGTTACAGGCTGCAAAATTTGACGCCCCGCGATCTGCACTGCCGCGTCACGCAGCTCAAACAGCGGTACCGACGCGCTAGGTCTTACATTGTTCACAATCTTTCCATTAAAGTTTTGAAGTGGGGCAGCGATCAAGTGGGCAGGAATGACACAACTCATTATCCAAATGAAAGCGCATACAACAGTGGCGTCGCTGCATTATCGCGGGCTTATCAGCCTGGTCAAGCATAATGAATGGTTGATAGAGACGATTTCGCTCGCCATTTTCTAAGTGCGTCGCCGCGAATAAGTCTTGTAACAGCTGTGTAGAAACCTTTTTCTGTGCCGCTCGCCGCATACTTTGGTGCAAACGCACGGCCGCGTTACTCCAAAATAACGCTAAAGGATGGCCCGACACACCCGCAAGGGTCGTACAGACTGGCGAGATAAAGCCTGTGATAAGCTGAGTAAGGGCTTGTTGTTGGGCGACTTCGCTCTGGGCGAAGAGAGAAAGATGACTGACCGATATCTGTTCGGGGAATCCTTGGTGATTAAGCGAGAAGCTACCTGTCCATTGCCACAGAGGATATACACGCTGTTCCACCAGTAATTGTTCGCCCCAAGACAATAGTGAGCCGGCGAAAAACCATTGAGACCATTTGGAAAGCCATGCCAGTTGTTGTGGTGATCGGTAGGAATTCCACTCCTGTGGCAATATGGCACGAAAGTTCTCCCCATAACGAAGAGTGGCTAGGGGATACTCAGTTGGCAGTGCCTTGGCAATAGGGGCTGCTCTAGACATTCTCTCGCTCGTACATCAGGAAATTGATCAATAGTAATGCAAATGAGAGATATTTGCATTACTATTGTCGGAATTTTGTAAGCAACCATGTACATGCTAACACTAACTCTATGAAAATTGGACTCCTAATGCCTCAGTGGTTACCGACCTATCCTCAACATCGCCTTGCTCAGGCAATTTCTTTAAGTCTCTTGCCTATAACTTTCATGGTACAAGCGGCCACTTCCCCTGAGACGTTGGTGGTTACTGCCACGCCAGCGGCCACAGATAATGCGAATGGCCAGCATCTTATTCCAGCGTTCCTTGATGGTAATATTGCTAATGGTGGACGATTGGGTGCATTAGGCGAACAGAAAGCGCTTGATGTTCCCTTTAATGTCGTGGGTTACACCTCGAAATTAATTGAACATCAACAAGCGAGAAATCTCGCCGATGTGATGAAGAATGATGCCTCAGTTCAGAACGTGAGAGGTTATGGCAACTTCTCGCAGGGTTTTCGTATTCGAGGCTTCGATCTATCAGCCGACGACATTGCACTGGGTGGTCTCTATGGTATTTTGCCTCGTCAAATTTTACCCCTTGAAGCGGTCGAGCGTGTTGAGGTAATTAAAGGCTCTAGCGCCTTCCTCAATGGTGTACCTGCTGCGGGAAGTGGCGTGGGTGGAAACGTAAATATTGAACCCAAACGTGCTGACTCACAACCGACCCAGCGAGTTAGTGTCGATTATACTGGGCGAGGTCAAGCCGGGGTAAGTGCCGACGTCGGACGTCGTTTCGGTGACAACGAGCAATTTGGGGTGAGGGCCAATGTTGTGCATCGTGAGGGCGAAACCCAAATTCATAAAGAGCGTGATCGTACTACCGGCGCTTTCCTAGGGCTGGACTATCATGGCGAAAAGTTAGAGAGTTCATTAGATTTGGGCTATGTTAAATCCACCATTCACCATGGCCGTGTGGGGATTCGGCTCAATGCAGTGAATAGTGTGATTACCCTGCCTAGTGTACCAAGTGTCCCCGATAACCGTACCAATTATAGCTCTGCGTGGAATTACGCCGATCTTGAAAGTCGCTATGTGATGATGAAAAACGACTATCACCTTAACGATCAATGGGTCGCTTACAGTGCCATTGGCAGCAGTCATAACAATGAATGGTCGGCAAGTGGCGCGCCGCTGGTGAGTGATACCGCTGGCCACTCAACCGTGACCCGTTTAACCACCCACTATAAGTCAGATACCACGAGCGGAATGGTTGGACTGCGTGGTAAAGTCAACACTGGGCCTATTAGCCATCAACTGAATATGAATTATTCGGGGATTTATAATCGTAGTGCTAGTGCATACACTATGTCTAGAGCGCAAGACTTCGGCACTATTTATGATCCGCGCCCGCAATCCTCTCCGGCCACATTTTTGACGGGTGGAAATATGGCGAATCCCCATATCCGTAGTAAAAATGTCAATAATGGTATCGCCCTGTCCGACACGTTAGGTTTTTGGCGCGATCGAATTTTGGTCACGGCTGGGGCGCGCTATCAGCATATTGATGTCAGAAACTACAGCTATTTAGGTGTCGAAGATAAGAACGCCGCGCTAAAAGCCCATCGTTGGTCTCCGGTGTATGGCGTGGTCTTCAAAGCGACGGATTGGTTATCGCTTTACGCCAACCACATTGAAGGGTTACAGGCCTCAGGGACTGCGCCGTCAACGACGGCTAACTCGGGTTATATTGTTGGACTCGGCCGGACTCGCCAGAACGAAGTGGGTGTCAAAGTCGAAAAAGGTCGTTTCGGCGGTAATATTGCGTTATTCGATATGCGTCGTCAGGTTGGCTTGACGGGGAGTGATAATGTTTACCGTCTTGCCGGAGAGCAGCGGAATCAAGGCGTAGAGGTCAATGTCTTTGGTGAACCAGTCTTAGGTTGGCGGATAAATGCGGGCTCGACTTGGCTGCGTCCAAAAATGTCTAACGCCAATGGCTATGAGAATAAGCGTTGGGTGAGCTACGATGGTAATGATGCCGTTGGGGTGCCGCGCAATCAATGGACCTTGGGTACCGAGTGGGATATTCCACGTGTAGAAGGGTTAATGGTGCAGGCCAATTTACTTCATACCAGCCGACAATATGTCAATAGTTCGAACACATTACGTATCCCAAGTTGGACCCGTCTTGATATGGGCGTGCAGTACCAAATGCCGATTAAGTCGGCAACCGTCAGCGCTATTACTTGGCGTGCTGGGGTCGAAAACGTCACGAACGAAAAATATTGGGACACCGTTGGCAGCAATAATGGCTATTTAACACAGGGTGATCCCCGTACTTATAAACTCTCTATGAGCCTCGATTTTTAAATCAACGATCTCTCGGGAGTTAACTCCCGAGAGCTAACCTAAGTCAATTATGCAACTACTGAAAACCATTCTGCGCCAGCATAAACTGGCCTTTATCGCGATTATTTTTCTCAATCTATTCAGCGCGGGATTAGGCATCGGGATCATATCTTGGATTAATCATGGACTTTTAGCCGAACACTCCCTCGCACTTGGAATAAGTAAAATGTTGGGCTTACTCATTTTATTATTAGCCACTACGCTTGGCGCTCAGTGGGGCCTGACGACGCTCGGCCACCATTTTATTTGGCGTAAACGTTCGGCAATGATTTGGCAGATGATGAATACGCCAATTGCCACGCTTGAAGCCAAAGGAGAGGGTGAGCTGCTGGCATTGTTAGGGCCTGATATTCGAAATATTACGTTAGCTTTTGTTCGATTACCTGAGCTGATCCAAGGAGTCGTGCTCGCTCTCGTGGCGATTGGCTATCTCGGCTATCTTTCTATTCCTGTTTTATTGATCACGATAGGCTGGTTAGCCGTTACCTTTACTCTCGGCTATAAAATGGTGAGCAAGGTTTATCAGCATATTGCGAAAGTCAGAGGTTATGAGAGTGACTTACAATCGACTTTCCAAGTCGTGATTCATGGCAGAAAAGAGCTGGCATTAAATCCTGCTCGGGCGAAACATTTTTATGATACCCACTATCAGGCGGCAGCCTTGGGGTATAAACAACATATTATTAAGGCAGATAGTTACCATCTCTCGGCAATAAACTGGTCAAACATCATGATGCTCGGGTTAATCGGCGTAATATTTTTACTTGCCGAGACGCAAGGTTGGATATCCATGGCAGTGGCTACCTCCTTCTCGTTAACTATTCTTTTTATGCGTACCCCATTGTTACAAGCAATAGGCGCTTACCCGACATTATTATCCGGGGAGTTGGCCTTTAAGAAAATCAATGAAGTGTTA includes the following:
- a CDS encoding ABC transporter substrate-binding protein is translated as MFQWVSLTLILSYRLLAMSNNSTLFTRRRLLQCGIGLSLAASLSPTLRAATPRQPRIAALDWTAVELIDGVGLQPYAVSDIPNYRQWVVTPSLPAATIELGLRNEPNMELLAQLRPDIMILPYYSALPEATLKQFGEVIRYPFTLPGKKILSVAHDNLLQLGQHLDREAFAKRTLAHWQEKMTLAHQLLEPHQGKRILLYSFLSPRQVLVMSPTSLFGEVLNDLGLQCAWQGSANMWGSAVIGVEQLYPTKTDIAIEFMHGERGATGAAPQSGLWQKMPFMQQHNHYQVEGAWMYGGLQAALRFTEQLLHLSGKWYD
- a CDS encoding ATP-binding cassette domain-containing protein, producing the protein MNNVRPSASVPLFELRDAAVQIAGRQILQPVTHTFTPSRVTGLIGHNGSGKSTLLNLLSRQNTHHTGEILWQKKPVASWPSREFARHVAYLPQQLPPAEGMTVRELVTLGRYAWHGALKRVSVDDRASVDEAIRSVDLEWASNHLVEQLSGGERQRAWLAMCVVQASHCLLLDEPTSALDIAHQKEVLQVIHDLSRTRNLTVIMVLHDINMAARFCDEFVALRQGQTLFKGDAQALMTAEQLSAIYHVPMGVTHPDPQLPPISYVK
- a CDS encoding TonB-dependent receptor: MPQWLPTYPQHRLAQAISLSLLPITFMVQAATSPETLVVTATPAATDNANGQHLIPAFLDGNIANGGRLGALGEQKALDVPFNVVGYTSKLIEHQQARNLADVMKNDASVQNVRGYGNFSQGFRIRGFDLSADDIALGGLYGILPRQILPLEAVERVEVIKGSSAFLNGVPAAGSGVGGNVNIEPKRADSQPTQRVSVDYTGRGQAGVSADVGRRFGDNEQFGVRANVVHREGETQIHKERDRTTGAFLGLDYHGEKLESSLDLGYVKSTIHHGRVGIRLNAVNSVITLPSVPSVPDNRTNYSSAWNYADLESRYVMMKNDYHLNDQWVAYSAIGSSHNNEWSASGAPLVSDTAGHSTVTRLTTHYKSDTTSGMVGLRGKVNTGPISHQLNMNYSGIYNRSASAYTMSRAQDFGTIYDPRPQSSPATFLTGGNMANPHIRSKNVNNGIALSDTLGFWRDRILVTAGARYQHIDVRNYSYLGVEDKNAALKAHRWSPVYGVVFKATDWLSLYANHIEGLQASGTAPSTTANSGYIVGLGRTRQNEVGVKVEKGRFGGNIALFDMRRQVGLTGSDNVYRLAGEQRNQGVEVNVFGEPVLGWRINAGSTWLRPKMSNANGYENKRWVSYDGNDAVGVPRNQWTLGTEWDIPRVEGLMVQANLLHTSRQYVNSSNTLRIPSWTRLDMGVQYQMPIKSATVSAITWRAGVENVTNEKYWDTVGSNNGYLTQGDPRTYKLSMSLDF
- the fhuF gene encoding siderophore-iron reductase FhuF; amino-acid sequence: MSRAAPIAKALPTEYPLATLRYGENFRAILPQEWNSYRSPQQLAWLSKWSQWFFAGSLLSWGEQLLVEQRVYPLWQWTGSFSLNHQGFPEQISVSHLSLFAQSEVAQQQALTQLITGFISPVCTTLAGVSGHPLALFWSNAAVRLHQSMRRAAQKKVSTQLLQDLFAATHLENGERNRLYQPFIMLDQADKPAIMQRRHCCMRFHLDNELCHSCPLDRCPTSKL
- a CDS encoding multidrug ABC transporter permease/ATP-binding protein — protein: MQLLKTILRQHKLAFIAIIFLNLFSAGLGIGIISWINHGLLAEHSLALGISKMLGLLILLLATTLGAQWGLTTLGHHFIWRKRSAMIWQMMNTPIATLEAKGEGELLALLGPDIRNITLAFVRLPELIQGVVLALVAIGYLGYLSIPVLLITIGWLAVTFTLGYKMVSKVYQHIAKVRGYESDLQSTFQVVIHGRKELALNPARAKHFYDTHYQAAALGYKQHIIKADSYHLSAINWSNIMMLGLIGVIFLLAETQGWISMAVATSFSLTILFMRTPLLQAIGAYPTLLSGELAFKKINEVLPQKLLPEQREVHEKQDSWQRLQWDGITWQYPDQGFKVGPLSMTVTRGETLFIIGANGSGKSTLSLLLTGLYPPAEGQAYCDGQPIDTKNLMSLFSVVFTKPYLFETVFIEPSDADYALADEWLARLQLTDKISIDNHQLNTLSLSAGQSKRVALLLAMAEKRDILFLDEWAAEQDPQFRRYFYRELLPWLKKLGKTLLIISHDDDYFDVADRVYEMQQGHLRLLSAEESRQAARAVISQS